A single Lacerta agilis isolate rLacAgi1 chromosome 10, rLacAgi1.pri, whole genome shotgun sequence DNA region contains:
- the DYRK2 gene encoding dual specificity tyrosine-phosphorylation-regulated kinase 2 isoform X3: protein MNEHLHVASHGQIQVQQLFEDNSNKRTVLTTQPNGLTTVAKSGLPVVPDRQLDSAHRRQGSSSSLKSTEGPGKVKASPMMPDQAMKQYMQKLTTFEHHEIFSYPEIYFVGPNAKKRQGVVGGPNNGGYDDDQGSYVQVPHDHVSYRYEVLKVIGKGSFGQVVKAYDHKMHQHVALKMVRNEKRFHRQAAEEIRILEHLKKQDKDNNMNVIHMLENFTFRNHICMTFELLSMNLYELIKKNKFQGFSLPLVRKFAHSILQCLDALHKNRIIHCDLKPENILLKQQGRSGIKVIDFGSSCYEHQRVYTYIQSRFYRAPEVILGARYGMPIDMWSLGCILAELLTGYPLLPGEDEADQLACMIELLGMPSQKLLDSSKRAKNFVSSKGYPRYCTITTLSDGSVVLNGGRSRRGKLRGPPESREWGSALKGCDDPLFLDFLKQCLEWDPTLRMTPGQALRHPWLRRRLPKPPTGEKTSAKRIAESTGAITSISKLPPTSNSASKLRTNLAQMTDANGNIQQRTVLPKLVS, encoded by the coding sequence ATGAATGAGCACCTACATGTTGCCAGTCACGGGCAGATCCAGGTTCAGCAGCTGTTTGaagacaacagcaacaaaaggacTGTTCTGACGACACAACCAAATGGGCTTACAACAGTAGCGAAGTCGGGATTGCCGGTGGTGCCAGACAGACAACTGGACAGTGCTCATAGGCGGCAGGGGAGCTCCAGCTCTTTGAAGTCTACAGAAGGGCCAGGGAAGGTGAAAGCCTCCCCCATGATGCCAGATCAAGCAATGAAGCAATACATGCAAAAACTAACAACCTTCGAGCATCACGAGATCTTCAGCTACCCTGAAATATATTTTGTGGGTCCAAATGCGAAAAAGAGGCAAGGTGTAGTTGGTGGTCCAAACAACGGGGGATATGATGACGACCAGGGATCTTACGTGCAAGTTCCGCATGACCATGTGTCCTACAGATACGAGGTCCTGAAGGTAATTGGGAAAGGAAGTTTTGGGCAAGTGGTGAAGGCCTACGATCACAAGATGCATCAGCATGTGGCCCTGAAGATGGTGAGGAACGAGAAGCGTTTCCACCGTCAAGCTGCAGAAGAAATCAGAATCCTGGAACACCTTAAAAAGCAGGACAAGGATAACAACATGAACGTGATCCACATGCTGGAAAACTTCACATTCCGCAACCATATCTGTATGACGTTTGAGTTGCTGAGCATGAACCTTTACGAGCTCATCAAGAAAAACAAATTTCAGGGCTTCAGCCTGCCCTTGGTCCGCAAGTTTGCCCACTCGATTTTGCAGTGCTTAGATGCTTTGCACAAAAACAGAATAATTCACTGTGACCTTAAACCAGAGAACATTCTGTTGAAGCAACAGGGTAGGAGTGGCATTAAAGTGATTGACTTTGGCTCTAGCTGTTACGAGCACCAGCGTGTCTACACTTACATCCAGTCACGTTTCTACCGCGCTCCAGAAGTGATCCTCGGTGCTCGTTACGGGATGCCCATAGACATGTGGAGCCTGGGCTGCATTCTAGCCGAGCTCCTAACAGGCTATCCTCTCTTACCAGGGGAGGATGAAGCGGATCAGCTGGCTTGTATGATAGAACTGCTGGGGATGCCTTCTCAGAAATTGCTGGATTCATCCAAAAGAGCAAAAAATTTCGTGAGTTCTAAGGGTTATCCCCGATACTGTACCATTACTACCTTGTCCGATGGTTCTGTGGTGCTCAACGGTGGCCGTTCCCGGCGGGGCAAATTGCGTGGCCCTCCAGAGAGCAGAGAGTGGGGGAGTGCATTGAAGGGATGTGACGACCCTCTCTTCCTCGACTTCTTGAAACAGTGTTTAGAGTGGGATCCTACTTTGCGCATGACGCCTGGTCAGGCTTTGCGGCATCCCTGGCTAAGGAGACGTTTGCCAAAGCCTCCAACTGGGGAGAAGACATCAGCAAAAAGAATAGCAGAAAGCACTGGTGCTATCACGTCAATTTCCAAGTTACCTCCTACTTCAAACTCAGCATCAAAACTGAGAACTAATCTGGCACAGATGACTGATGCCAATGGGAATATTCAGCAAAGGACAGTGTTGCCAAAACTTGTTAGCTGA
- the DYRK2 gene encoding dual specificity tyrosine-phosphorylation-regulated kinase 2 isoform X2, giving the protein MSRGRTPAEYGRALLIIHSMSQHVLVLLPVWFQQVGGNKHTMNEHLHVASHGQIQVQQLFEDNSNKRTVLTTQPNGLTTVAKSGLPVVPDRQLDSAHRRQGSSSSLKSTEGPGKVKASPMMPDQAMKQYMQKLTTFEHHEIFSYPEIYFVGPNAKKRQGVVGGPNNGGYDDDQGSYVQVPHDHVSYRYEVLKVIGKGSFGQVVKAYDHKMHQHVALKMVRNEKRFHRQAAEEIRILEHLKKQDKDNNMNVIHMLENFTFRNHICMTFELLSMNLYELIKKNKFQGFSLPLVRKFAHSILQCLDALHKNRIIHCDLKPENILLKQQGRSGIKVIDFGSSCYEHQRVYTYIQSRFYRAPEVILGARYGMPIDMWSLGCILAELLTGYPLLPGEDEADQLACMIELLGMPSQKLLDSSKRAKNFVSSKGYPRYCTITTLSDGSVVLNGGRSRRGKLRGPPESREWGSALKGCDDPLFLDFLKQCLEWDPTLRMTPGQALRHPWLRRRLPKPPTGEKTSAKRIAESTGAITSISKLPPTSNSASKLRTNLAQMTDANGNIQQRTVLPKLVS; this is encoded by the coding sequence GTTGGTGGAAATAAGCACACAATGAATGAGCACCTACATGTTGCCAGTCACGGGCAGATCCAGGTTCAGCAGCTGTTTGaagacaacagcaacaaaaggacTGTTCTGACGACACAACCAAATGGGCTTACAACAGTAGCGAAGTCGGGATTGCCGGTGGTGCCAGACAGACAACTGGACAGTGCTCATAGGCGGCAGGGGAGCTCCAGCTCTTTGAAGTCTACAGAAGGGCCAGGGAAGGTGAAAGCCTCCCCCATGATGCCAGATCAAGCAATGAAGCAATACATGCAAAAACTAACAACCTTCGAGCATCACGAGATCTTCAGCTACCCTGAAATATATTTTGTGGGTCCAAATGCGAAAAAGAGGCAAGGTGTAGTTGGTGGTCCAAACAACGGGGGATATGATGACGACCAGGGATCTTACGTGCAAGTTCCGCATGACCATGTGTCCTACAGATACGAGGTCCTGAAGGTAATTGGGAAAGGAAGTTTTGGGCAAGTGGTGAAGGCCTACGATCACAAGATGCATCAGCATGTGGCCCTGAAGATGGTGAGGAACGAGAAGCGTTTCCACCGTCAAGCTGCAGAAGAAATCAGAATCCTGGAACACCTTAAAAAGCAGGACAAGGATAACAACATGAACGTGATCCACATGCTGGAAAACTTCACATTCCGCAACCATATCTGTATGACGTTTGAGTTGCTGAGCATGAACCTTTACGAGCTCATCAAGAAAAACAAATTTCAGGGCTTCAGCCTGCCCTTGGTCCGCAAGTTTGCCCACTCGATTTTGCAGTGCTTAGATGCTTTGCACAAAAACAGAATAATTCACTGTGACCTTAAACCAGAGAACATTCTGTTGAAGCAACAGGGTAGGAGTGGCATTAAAGTGATTGACTTTGGCTCTAGCTGTTACGAGCACCAGCGTGTCTACACTTACATCCAGTCACGTTTCTACCGCGCTCCAGAAGTGATCCTCGGTGCTCGTTACGGGATGCCCATAGACATGTGGAGCCTGGGCTGCATTCTAGCCGAGCTCCTAACAGGCTATCCTCTCTTACCAGGGGAGGATGAAGCGGATCAGCTGGCTTGTATGATAGAACTGCTGGGGATGCCTTCTCAGAAATTGCTGGATTCATCCAAAAGAGCAAAAAATTTCGTGAGTTCTAAGGGTTATCCCCGATACTGTACCATTACTACCTTGTCCGATGGTTCTGTGGTGCTCAACGGTGGCCGTTCCCGGCGGGGCAAATTGCGTGGCCCTCCAGAGAGCAGAGAGTGGGGGAGTGCATTGAAGGGATGTGACGACCCTCTCTTCCTCGACTTCTTGAAACAGTGTTTAGAGTGGGATCCTACTTTGCGCATGACGCCTGGTCAGGCTTTGCGGCATCCCTGGCTAAGGAGACGTTTGCCAAAGCCTCCAACTGGGGAGAAGACATCAGCAAAAAGAATAGCAGAAAGCACTGGTGCTATCACGTCAATTTCCAAGTTACCTCCTACTTCAAACTCAGCATCAAAACTGAGAACTAATCTGGCACAGATGACTGATGCCAATGGGAATATTCAGCAAAGGACAGTGTTGCCAAAACTTGTTAGCTGA